In Citrus sinensis cultivar Valencia sweet orange chromosome 4, DVS_A1.0, whole genome shotgun sequence, one DNA window encodes the following:
- the LOC102607466 gene encoding uncharacterized protein LOC102607466, protein MAKAPDKKPRRSAGFLCCFGVSRKDENFSEKISSVNKVVEVESSNSGDKDKGTVPLDTATTTGLFSFWPMFRMKNSSAKTVPLDTPSDKSTDLSENNIHSSKSSNSFKPKWKIHRLFKKRTNSNTKTMPFREIKTLVKEEMIEEGPEQNNTLENRKSLDRRHADTSKDATCRKRLSFRRKIDAIRNGSSNQPGSPDVVAKPKPPPRARTTDSNAGKAAAATLKHSVSMPVAARHKRANQLSSKSRVVPKKTGQDDNAMVVNKFDPVVGMSIIVVTLIIMFIWGRLCAILCTSAWFYFVPRLRAIKNDDAATMKINGDLDMNSQEYKKRVVLEGFLERDHRTVPAL, encoded by the exons ATGGCAAAAGCCCCAGACAAAAAACCCAGAAGAAGCGCCGGCTTTCTTTGCTGTTTTGGGGTTTCCCGgaaagatgaaaatttttccGAGAAAATATCATCAGTGAACAAAGTTGTTGAAGTTGAATCCAGTAACAGCGGCGATAAAGACAAAGGAACAGTCCCCTTAGATACTGCTACTACTACtggtttgttttctttttggccAATGTTTCGTATGAAAAACTCCTCCGCTAAAACGGTCCCTTTAGATACTCCTTCGGACAAGAGCACGGATCTGTCTGAAAACAATATCCATTCATCGAAGTCATCGAACTCCTTTAAACCCAAATGGAAGATTCACAGGTTGTTCAAAAAGCGCACGAATTCAAACACCAAAACTATGCCGTTTCGCGAAATTAAAACTCTCGTGAAGGAAGAAATGATTGAAGAg GGACCCGAACAAAACAACACCCTTGAAAATCGGAAATCACTTGATCGTCGTCATGCGGATACTTCAAAGGACGCCACGTGTCGGAAGCGGTTATCATTCCGCCGCAAGATAGACGCCATAAGAAACGGGTCCTCGAATCAGCCCGGTTCGCCCGATGTCGTCGCCAAGCCCAAGCCTCCTCCTCGTGCTAGGACGACTGATTCCAACGCGGGTAAGGCTGCTGCTGCTACGTTAAAACACTCAGTTTCTATGCCGGTAGCGGCCCGTCACAAACGGGCGAACCAGTTGTCGTCGAAATCTCGGGTCGTGCCCAAGAAGACCGGCCAAGATGATAATGCGATGGTGGTCAACAAGTTTGACCCGGTTGTGGGCATGTCCATTATTGTGGTCACTTTGATTATTATGTTCATCTGGGGCCGATTGTGTGCGATTTTGTGTACGTCTGCATGGTTCTACTTCGTCCCTCGATTAAGGGCCATCAAGAATGATGATGCCGCGACGATGAAAATCAACGGTGATCTTGATATGAATTCTCAAGAGTACAAGAAGAGGGTGGTTTTGGAGGGATTTCTGGAGAGGGATCACAGGACCGTGCCTGCTTTGTGA
- the LOC112497970 gene encoding uncharacterized protein LOC112497970 codes for MLNRKRKLIVDEGDEESEDSGLNVPIPTDYLGPSSSVGPSHGRDTLEYPRPLVISPSPELELVGNRGGPASGSGENHSSGGVGVPEGVSDGEGSSSGPSRPDQKRNLGHRVEVDSYPIDFMACATTPTDLFKLRNLYNIPNDVLLVVPGKGDVPSRPPRGYVTMHLESFKLRARLLLQRYFAKILGGMHLAPGQLHPNGWRVLSAMFVLWERCGLEEPSLVEVKHLYQLRSSPREAGWYYFMSSSAKRKPITGFPSSCKNWKNKFFFAGGKWCSTLRSLGGDLYLPTQFVTPESWDLIGGLEDRPLLQVETALVNASTCQDLLSPTNLVGSGLVDIAAGMDNKILSAMSRKRGRAPSSSSNPPPPPKKPTVGPSKAPVPALPPPPPRKSGGEKTSDKSPEVSLQSGDRSSPLPSRDQGDYLSPYQKDYKKSVGPKMVKDIESMSLFELAASVQRVSFRLATMVSCYKTGSARHEKKLQADNQELKRKAESADRSKEKLAELNKQITELEEKVAVAESTSYKLEGELSDLKSDLQATQSERDTLRTALEGEIKSLSDQLAEEKGKSADVDDRLDAEYDSGVAFSYKCIMSVLTEEYPELDMSKLETGVERYMAGAGQGDKEQGEQDRVEAPSDVVEEGDAGGRTFEVGQGSMPPPPSIADLSPPDVADPSLPGLADPSAAGAVDSAKL; via the exons ATGTTAAATCGGAAGAGGAAGTTAATTGTTGATGAGGGTGATGAAGAGTCAGAGGACTCAGGCCTCAATGTGCCAATACCCACTGATTACTTAGGCCCCTCCAGTAGTGTAGGTCCTTCCCATGGCAGGGATACCCTTGAATACCCACGCCCTTTGGTTATCTCTCCTTCCCCCGAACTAGAGCTTGTAGGGAATAGAGGTGGACCTGCGTCGGGCTCTGGTGAGAATCACAGTTCTGGTGGGGTTGGGGTCCCTGAAGGAGTTAGTGATGGTGAGGGGAGCAGTTCCGGACCGAGCAGACCTGATCAGAAAAGGAACCTAGGCCATAGGGTGGAGGTTGATTCCTACCCTATTGATTTCATGGCTTGTGCCACCACCCCCACCGATCTATTTAAACTTAGGAATCTCTACAACATCCCCAACGATGTTCTTCTTGTAGTCCCTGGGAAGGGTGACGTTCCTAGTCGGCCTCCGCGGGGGTATGTGACGATGCACCTAGAGAGTTTTAAACTAAGAGCTCGGCTGCTCCTTCAGCGTTATTTTGCCAAGATATTGGGAGGTATGCATCTGGCCCCAGGTCAGCTACACCCGAACGGGTGGAGGGTTCTATCGGCTATGTTTGTGTTGTGGGAGAGGTGCGGGTTGGAGGAGCCTTCCCTTGTTGAAGTAAAGCATTTGTATCAGCTGCGGAGCAGCCCAAGGGAGGCGGGCTGGTACTACTTCATGTCCAGTTCTGCGAAGAGAAAGCCAATCACCGGTTTCCCCTCCTCGTGCAAGAATtggaagaacaaattcttctttgctggGGGAAAATGGTGTTCAACACTTCGTTCGTTGGGTGGTGATCTTTACCTACCAACGCAGTTTGTCACCCCAG AGTCATGGGATTTGATCGGGGGGCTTGAAGATCGACCCTTGCTTCAGGTGGAAACTGCTCTGGTGAACGCTTCTACTTGCCAAGACCTCCTGTCTCCAACAAACTTGGTCGGTTCGGGCCTAGTGGATATAGCCGCTGGAATGGATAACAAGATCCTCAGCGCGATGAGCAGGAAGCGTGGTCGGGCCCCGAGCAGCTCCAGCaaccctcctcctcctccaaaGAAACCTACTGTTGGTCCTTCCAAGGCACCTGTTCCTGCTCTGCCTCCTCCTCCACCTCGTAAGAGTGGTGGGGAGAAAACCTCTGACAAGAGTCCTGAGGTCAGCTTGCAATCTGGGGACCGATCTTCTCCTCTCCCATCTCGGGATCAAGGTGATTACCTGAGTCCATATCAGAAGGATTATAAAAAATCGGTTGGGCCTAAGATGGTGAAGGACATCGAGAGCATGAGCCTCTTCGAGTTGGCTGCTTCTGTTCAGAGAGTCTCATTCAGGCTGGCCACAATGGTCTCGTGCTACAAGACCGGGTCCGCGCGTCATGAGAAGAAGCTTCAAGCTGACAATCAGGAGTTGAAAAGGAAAGCTGAATCTGCTGACCGCTCAAAGGAGAAACTAGCCGAGCTGAACAAACAGATTACGGAGTTGGAGGAGAAAGTTGCGGTTGCTGAGTCCACTTCCTACAAGCTTGAGGGCGAGTTGAGTGATCTGAAGTCCGATCTTCAGGCTACTCAAAGTGAGAGAGATACTCTGAGGACCGCCCTTGAGGGAGAGATCAAATCCCTGAGTGACCAGCTGGCTGAAGAGAAAGGCAAATCCGCTGATGTGGATGATCGGCTGGATGCTGAGTATGACTCCGGGGTTGCTTTCAGCTATAAGTGCATCATGTCTGTGCTCACGGAAGAATACCCCGAGCTCGACATGAGCAAGCTGGAGACTGGGGTGGAGAGATATATGGCTGGGGCCGGCCAGGGAGATAAGGAGCAGGGTGAGCAGGATCGGGTGGAGGCTCCTTCGGATGTGGTGGAAGAGGGGGATGCTGGGGGACGCACTTTCGAAGTGGGTCAAGGGTCCATGCCTCCTCCTCCCAGTATTGCTGATCTCTCACCTCCTGATGTTGCTGATCCCTCACTTCCCGGGCTCGCTGATCCTTCAGCCGCTGGAGCCGTTGACTCTGCTAAGCTTTGA